A genome region from Stenotrophomonas maltophilia includes the following:
- a CDS encoding LysR family transcriptional regulator, whose amino-acid sequence MTLTQLRYLVAIADAELNITLAASRVHATQPGLSKQLKQLEDELGFLLFVRKGRSLESVTPAGTEVIARARAVLSEANNIRTYAANQRRESQGQLILTTTHTQARFVLPPAVAAIKQAYPQVSVHLQQAGEADALDRLNQGDADIAIISTAGGEPTDGIAVPLFRWRRLVVVPKGHPLDRAGRAPDLAALARQPLISYESSTRPNSSLQRAFAANGLVPDLALTALDADLIKTYVRTGLGVGLLAEMAVSSNDEDLRSWPAPDPISECIAWAVLPRDRVLRDYALELVHVLAPQIDPRDLRRVLDGNQAAAWPVPPTWESLTQTITV is encoded by the coding sequence ATGACGCTGACCCAGCTGCGCTACCTGGTTGCCATCGCCGACGCCGAGCTGAACATCACGCTGGCCGCCTCGCGCGTGCACGCCACCCAGCCCGGCCTGTCCAAGCAGCTCAAGCAGCTGGAGGACGAGCTCGGCTTCCTGTTGTTCGTGCGCAAGGGCCGCAGCCTGGAATCGGTCACCCCGGCCGGCACCGAGGTGATCGCCCGCGCCCGCGCGGTGCTGTCCGAGGCCAACAACATCCGCACCTACGCTGCCAACCAGCGCCGCGAGAGCCAGGGCCAGCTGATCCTGACCACCACCCACACCCAGGCGCGCTTCGTGCTGCCGCCGGCGGTGGCAGCCATCAAGCAGGCCTACCCGCAGGTGAGCGTGCACCTGCAGCAGGCCGGTGAGGCCGACGCACTGGACCGCCTGAACCAGGGCGATGCCGATATCGCGATCATCAGTACCGCCGGTGGCGAACCCACCGATGGCATCGCGGTGCCGCTGTTCCGCTGGCGACGGCTGGTGGTGGTGCCCAAGGGCCATCCACTGGATCGCGCCGGTCGTGCACCGGACCTGGCCGCGCTGGCCCGCCAGCCGCTGATCAGCTATGAATCCTCGACCCGCCCGAACTCGTCGTTGCAGCGCGCCTTCGCCGCCAACGGGCTGGTGCCGGACCTGGCGCTGACCGCGCTCGACGCCGACCTGATCAAGACCTACGTGCGCACCGGGCTGGGCGTGGGGCTGCTGGCCGAGATGGCGGTCAGTTCCAACGACGAAGACCTGAGATCGTGGCCGGCGCCGGACCCTATCAGCGAGTGCATCGCCTGGGCGGTGCTGCCGCGCGACCGGGTGCTGCGTGATTACGCGCTGGAACTGGTGCATGTGCTGGCACCGCAGATTGATCCGCGCGACCTGCGAAGAGTTCTGGATGGCAACCAGGCCGCTGCCTGGCCGGTGCCACCGACCTGGGAATCCCTGACCCAGACCATCACGGTGTGA
- the cysK gene encoding cysteine synthase A has translation MALYDSILDTVGNTPIVKLQRLAPPQVSLYAKVESFNPGGSVKDRLALAIILDAEARGLLKPGDTIVEATSGNTGVALAMVAAARGYKFVATMVETFSVERRKLMRAYGAKVILTPAAERGSGMVRKARELAEQHGWFLASQFANPANPAYHRNTTAAEILRDFAGKRLDYFVSGWGTGGTLTGVGEVLKVARPQTRIIATEPAGAALLKGDDWKPHKIQGWTPDFVPDVLNRDVVDELVSVDDDRAIATARRLAAEEGIFVGISAGATVASALDVAARAEPGSVILAMLPDTGERYFSTPLFADVNEGSDDEWLAGLP, from the coding sequence ATGGCCCTGTACGACTCCATCCTCGATACCGTCGGCAACACCCCCATCGTCAAGCTGCAGCGCCTGGCGCCGCCGCAGGTCAGCCTCTACGCCAAGGTCGAGTCGTTCAACCCGGGCGGCTCGGTGAAAGACCGCCTGGCGCTGGCGATCATCCTCGACGCCGAAGCGCGCGGCCTGCTCAAGCCGGGCGACACGATCGTGGAGGCCACCTCCGGCAACACCGGCGTGGCACTGGCGATGGTCGCCGCCGCACGCGGCTACAAATTCGTGGCGACCATGGTCGAGACCTTCTCGGTGGAGCGCCGCAAGCTGATGCGCGCGTATGGCGCGAAGGTGATCCTGACCCCGGCCGCCGAACGCGGCAGCGGCATGGTGCGCAAGGCGCGCGAACTGGCCGAGCAGCACGGCTGGTTCCTGGCCAGCCAGTTCGCCAACCCGGCCAATCCGGCGTATCACCGCAACACCACCGCCGCCGAAATCCTGCGCGATTTCGCCGGCAAGCGGCTGGACTACTTCGTCAGCGGCTGGGGCACCGGCGGCACGCTCACCGGCGTAGGTGAAGTACTGAAGGTCGCGCGCCCGCAGACCCGCATCATCGCCACCGAGCCGGCCGGCGCCGCACTGCTGAAGGGCGATGACTGGAAGCCGCACAAGATCCAGGGCTGGACCCCGGACTTCGTGCCGGACGTGCTCAACCGCGATGTGGTGGATGAACTGGTCTCGGTGGACGACGACCGCGCCATCGCCACCGCGCGCCGGCTGGCGGCGGAGGAAGGCATCTTCGTCGGCATCTCCGCCGGCGCCACCGTGGCCAGTGCCCTGGACGTGGCCGCACGTGCCGAACCGGGTTCAGTGATTCTGGCCATGCTGCCGGACACCGGTGAACGCTACTTCTCCACGCCGCTGTTTGCCGATGTGAACGAAGGCTCCGACGACGAGTGGCTGGCCGGCCTGCCGTGA
- a CDS encoding O-acetyl-ADP-ribose deacetylase: protein MKIEVWQGDITTLAVDAIVNAANETLLGGGGVDGAIHRAAGPALLAECEQLPELRPGVRCPTGEVRATAAYALPARHVLHTVGPVWHDGQRDEPALLANCYWKSLQLAESLGVQSIAFPAISCGVYGYPLYQAAQIAVTETLAWQRSHAQPMRIVLVAFNTATAKAYQQALAAAGQTTESEPRGAMLPPLGDAGLAAAH from the coding sequence ATGAAGATCGAAGTTTGGCAGGGCGACATCACGACCCTGGCGGTGGATGCGATCGTCAACGCGGCCAACGAAACACTGCTCGGTGGCGGCGGTGTCGACGGCGCGATCCATCGCGCAGCGGGCCCCGCATTGCTGGCCGAATGCGAGCAGCTGCCGGAGCTGCGCCCGGGCGTGCGTTGCCCGACGGGCGAGGTGCGTGCCACGGCCGCATATGCGTTGCCCGCGCGACACGTACTGCACACGGTCGGCCCGGTCTGGCACGACGGCCAGCGCGACGAACCGGCATTGCTGGCCAACTGCTACTGGAAATCGCTGCAGCTGGCCGAGTCGCTGGGCGTACAGTCGATCGCGTTCCCGGCCATCAGTTGCGGCGTGTATGGCTATCCGCTGTACCAGGCTGCACAGATCGCGGTGACGGAAACGCTGGCATGGCAGCGCAGCCACGCGCAACCGATGCGCATCGTGCTGGTCGCGTTCAACACGGCCACCGCCAAGGCCTACCAGCAGGCGCTGGCCGCCGCCGGCCAGACCACGGAAAGCGAGCCACGCGGCGCGATGCTGCCGCCGCTCGGCGATGCAGGCCTTGCCGCCGCGCATTGA